From Glycine max cultivar Williams 82 chromosome 10 unlocalized genomic scaffold, Glycine_max_v4.0 Gm10_scaffold_107, whole genome shotgun sequence, a single genomic window includes:
- the LOC100790784 gene encoding ubiquitin domain-containing protein 7SL RNA1, whose protein sequence is MNIIFELQGGRSFSMEVGYFDTVLEIKEKVQKYQNIPVSKQILILNGQVLHDNDDPWKVEILHNTRIQLQVTPKKEENSKDLVVNSTHTKIQLNVKTASKTHVIPLEVDVNNDTVLRLKERIHEMETVAVPVNRLLFLHSSNGVEMLDHQLLRDCYVSENAEIDVGFRPSPPAAASASPGSKRLKLMVLPKSGTKKVPVEVNPSDNVGELRKELQKLHQRVQFHLPQDGYFFIYKQNVMDDDRSFRWHHVAQGDTIEIFNGSVTGGS, encoded by the coding sequence ATGAACATAATTTTTGAGCTTCAAGGAGGGAGGTCGTTCTCCATGGAAGTAGGTTACTTCGACACAGTCTTagaaatcaaagagaaagtACAAAAGTATCAAAACATTCCTGTCTCCAAGCAAATCCTAATTCTCAATGGCCAAGTTCTCCATGACAATGACGATCCTTGGAAGGTCGAAATCCTTCACAACACACGCATTCAGCTCCAAGTGACCCCCAAAAAGGAGGAGAATAGTAAGGACTTAGTTGTCAATTCCACGCACACGAAAATTCAGCTCAACGTGAAAACCGCGTCCAAAACGCACGTCATCCCTCTCGAGGTGGACGTGAACAACGACACCGTTTTGAGGCTGAAGGAGAGGATTCATGAGATGGAAACCGTAGCGGTTCCGGTTAACCGGTTGCTTTTCTTGCATTCTTCGAACGGTGTAGAAATGCTTGATCACCAATTGCTGCGAGACTGTTATGTTTCGGAGAACGCCGAGATCGACGTTGGTTTTCGGCCGTCGCCGCCCGCTGCGGCGTCGGCGTCTCCGGGGTCGAAGAGGCTGAAGCTTATGGTTCTGCCAAAGAGCGGGACGAAGAAGGTTCCGGTGGAAGTGAATCCGTCAGATAACGTGGGAGAGCTGAGGAAGGAGTTGCAGAAGCTGCACCAGAGGGTTCAGTTTCATTTGCCGCAAGACGGGTATTTCTTCATCTACAAGCAAAATGTTATGGATGATGATAGGTCTTTCCGTTGGCATCATGTTGCACAGGGTGATACCATTGAAATCTTCAATGGAAGTGTTACCGGTGGATCATGA